One region of Trichosurus vulpecula isolate mTriVul1 chromosome 1, mTriVul1.pri, whole genome shotgun sequence genomic DNA includes:
- the LOC118847554 gene encoding serpin B6-like isoform X2 has translation MAALSEAINTFTLNVFKEISEEDGSQNVFYSPLSLYCALAMVLDGAKGNTAAQIQQVLSLNKGTDVHQSFQSFLAEANKSGGQCLLRIANRLFGEKTRDFIPSFKESCQRFYHSNMEELDFANAPEEARKHINKWVEEKTEGKIEKLLADDSINSLTSLVLVNAIYFKGKWETVFDKSKTREMMFKISTGKQIPVQMMFQKSTFSMAYIREVFTKILVLPYVGGQMDMVILLPDEETDLKMLGKQLTSKKLAHWLNLKRMDKMEVEVFLPRFKLEENLDMEFILQKLGMSDAFNPCVADFSGMSPRNDIYLSKVIHKAFVEVNEEGTEAAGATEADMCDTCARFTPQFLVDRPFLFLIRDNSSKNILFLGKVISP, from the exons ATGGCTGCTCTCTCTGAAGCAATCAACACTTTTACGTtgaatgtttttaaagaaatcagtGAAGAAGATGGCTCACAGAATGTGTTTTATTCTCCCCTGAGCCTCTACTGTGCCCTGGCTATGGTTTTAGATGGGGCCAAAGGAAATACTGCTGCACAGATACAACAG gTTCTTTCTTTAAACAAAGGTACAGATGTCCACCAAAGTTTCCAGTCTTTTCTTGCAGAAGCTAATAAATCTGGTGGTCAATGCCTGCTGAGAATTGCCAACCGGCTCTTTGGAGAAAAGACTCGTGATTTTATCCCA TCTTTTAAGGAATCCTGTCAGAGATTCTACCATTCAAACATGGAAGAACTTGACTTTGCAAATGCTCCTGAGGAAGCAAGAAAGCATATAAATAAGTGGgtagaagaaaagacagaag GAAAGATTGAAAAACTGCTAGCTGATGATTCCATCAATTCACTGACCTCTCTGGTACTCGTGAATGCCATCTAtttcaaaggaaaatgggaaacagTATTTGACAAAAGCAAGACAAGAGAAATGATGTTCAAAATCAGCACA GGGAAGCAGATACCAGTACAAATGATGTTTCAGAAATCTACATTTAGCATGGCCTACATAAGAGAAGTGTTTACCAAGATCCTAGTTCTGCCTTATGTTGGAGGACAAATGGACATGGTCATTTTGCttccagatgaggagacagaTCTAAAAATG TTGGGAAAACAACTTACTTCTAAAAAATTAGCACATTGGTTAAATCTAAAGAGGATggataaaatggaggtggaagTTTTCCTTCCCAGATTTAAATTGGAGGAAAATTTAGACATGGAATTCATTCTTCAAAAATTGGGGATGTCAGATGCCTTTAATCCATGCGTGGCTGACTTTTCTGGGATGTCACCCAGGAATGACATCTATCTATCCAAGGTTATACACAAAGCTTTTGTGGAAGTTAATGAAGAAGGCACGGAAGCAGCTGGTGCTACTGAAGCAGACATGTGCGACACGTGTGCAAGATTTACTCCACAGTTCTTGGTTGACcgtcctttcctttttctcatccgAGATAACAGCtcaaaaaacattttgtttttgggCAAAGTAATCTCTCCATGA
- the LOC118847554 gene encoding serpin B6-like isoform X1, producing MDSWLRRAKMAALSEAINTFTLNVFKEISEEDGSQNVFYSPLSLYCALAMVLDGAKGNTAAQIQQVLSLNKGTDVHQSFQSFLAEANKSGGQCLLRIANRLFGEKTRDFIPSFKESCQRFYHSNMEELDFANAPEEARKHINKWVEEKTEGKIEKLLADDSINSLTSLVLVNAIYFKGKWETVFDKSKTREMMFKISTGKQIPVQMMFQKSTFSMAYIREVFTKILVLPYVGGQMDMVILLPDEETDLKMLGKQLTSKKLAHWLNLKRMDKMEVEVFLPRFKLEENLDMEFILQKLGMSDAFNPCVADFSGMSPRNDIYLSKVIHKAFVEVNEEGTEAAGATEADMCDTCARFTPQFLVDRPFLFLIRDNSSKNILFLGKVISP from the exons ATGGATTCCTGGCTGAG GCGTGCCAAGATGGCTGCTCTCTCTGAAGCAATCAACACTTTTACGTtgaatgtttttaaagaaatcagtGAAGAAGATGGCTCACAGAATGTGTTTTATTCTCCCCTGAGCCTCTACTGTGCCCTGGCTATGGTTTTAGATGGGGCCAAAGGAAATACTGCTGCACAGATACAACAG gTTCTTTCTTTAAACAAAGGTACAGATGTCCACCAAAGTTTCCAGTCTTTTCTTGCAGAAGCTAATAAATCTGGTGGTCAATGCCTGCTGAGAATTGCCAACCGGCTCTTTGGAGAAAAGACTCGTGATTTTATCCCA TCTTTTAAGGAATCCTGTCAGAGATTCTACCATTCAAACATGGAAGAACTTGACTTTGCAAATGCTCCTGAGGAAGCAAGAAAGCATATAAATAAGTGGgtagaagaaaagacagaag GAAAGATTGAAAAACTGCTAGCTGATGATTCCATCAATTCACTGACCTCTCTGGTACTCGTGAATGCCATCTAtttcaaaggaaaatgggaaacagTATTTGACAAAAGCAAGACAAGAGAAATGATGTTCAAAATCAGCACA GGGAAGCAGATACCAGTACAAATGATGTTTCAGAAATCTACATTTAGCATGGCCTACATAAGAGAAGTGTTTACCAAGATCCTAGTTCTGCCTTATGTTGGAGGACAAATGGACATGGTCATTTTGCttccagatgaggagacagaTCTAAAAATG TTGGGAAAACAACTTACTTCTAAAAAATTAGCACATTGGTTAAATCTAAAGAGGATggataaaatggaggtggaagTTTTCCTTCCCAGATTTAAATTGGAGGAAAATTTAGACATGGAATTCATTCTTCAAAAATTGGGGATGTCAGATGCCTTTAATCCATGCGTGGCTGACTTTTCTGGGATGTCACCCAGGAATGACATCTATCTATCCAAGGTTATACACAAAGCTTTTGTGGAAGTTAATGAAGAAGGCACGGAAGCAGCTGGTGCTACTGAAGCAGACATGTGCGACACGTGTGCAAGATTTACTCCACAGTTCTTGGTTGACcgtcctttcctttttctcatccgAGATAACAGCtcaaaaaacattttgtttttgggCAAAGTAATCTCTCCATGA